The Bos taurus isolate L1 Dominette 01449 registration number 42190680 breed Hereford chromosome 18, ARS-UCD2.0, whole genome shotgun sequence genome has a window encoding:
- the HSD11B2 gene encoding 11-beta-hydroxysteroid dehydrogenase type 2 isoform X1 — protein MALQSLGHAEGCDSGFGNATAKKLDTMGFTVLATVLDLNSPGALELRACCSSRLKLLQMDLTKPADISRVLEFTKVHTASTGLWGLVNNAGQNIFVADAELCPVATFRTCMEVNFFGALEMTKGLLPLLRRSSGRIVTVSSPAGDMPFPCLAAYGTSKAALALLMGNFSCELLPWGVKVSIIQPACFKTESVKDVHQWEERKQQLLATLPQELLQAYGEDYIEHLNGQFLHSLSQALPDLSPVVDAITDALLAAQPRRRYYPGHGLGLIYFIHYYLPEGLRQRFLQSFFISPYVPRALQAGQPGLTSARDIAQDQGPRPDPSPTAQ, from the exons ATGGCCCTCCAGAGCCTGGGGCATGCTGAAG GCTGTGACTCTGGTTTTGGCAACGCGACGGCCAAGAAGCTTGACACCATGGGCTTCACAGTGTTGGCGACCGTGTTGGATCTGAATAGCCCTGGGGCCCTAGAGCTGCGTGCCTGCTGTTCTTCTCGTCTGAAGCTGCTACAGATGGACCTGACCAAGCCAGCAGACATTAGCCGTGTGCTGGAGTTCACCAAGGTCCACACCGCCAGCACAG GTCTGTGGGGCCTGGTCAACAACGCGGGCCAGAACATCTTTGTGGCGGATGCAGAGCTGTGTCCAGTGGCCACTTTCCGCACCTGCATGGAGGTGAACTTCTTTGGTGCACTAGAGATGACCAAAGGCCTCTTGCCACTGCTGCGTCGTTCAAGTGGTCGAATTGTGACCGTGAGCAGCCCAGCAG GAGACATGCCATTTCCATGCTTAGCTGCCTATGGGACCTCCAAAGCAGCCTTGGCGTTGCTCATGGGCAATTTTAGCTGTGAACTTCTGCCCTGGGGTGTCAAGGTCAGCATCATCCAGCCTGCCTGCTTCAAGACAG AGTCAGTGAAGGACGTGCACCAATGGGAAGAGCGCAAGCAGCAGCTGCTGGCCACCCTGCCTCAAGAGCTGCTGCAGGCCTATGGTGAGGACTACATCGAGCACTTGAATGGGCAGTTCCTGCACTCTCTGAGCCAGGCCCTGCCAGACCTCAGCCCTGTGGTAGATGCCATCACCGATGCGCTGCTGGCGGCCCAGCCACGCCGCCGCTATTACCCAGGTCATGGCCTGGGGCTCATATACTTCATCCACTACTACCTGCCCGAGGGTCTGCGGCAGCGTTTCCTGCAGTCCTTCTTCATCAGTCCCTATGTGCCGAGAGCACTACAGGCTGGCCAGCCTGGCCTTACCTCTGCCCGGGACATAGCCCAGGACCAAGGCCCTAGACCGGATCCTTCTCCCACTGCCCAGTGA
- the HSD11B2 gene encoding corticosteroid 11-beta-dehydrogenase isozyme 2 (The RefSeq protein has 4 substitutions compared to this genomic sequence) yields MESWPWPSGGAWLLVPARALLQLLRADLRLGRPLLAALALLAALDWLCQRLLPPLAALAVLAATGWIVLSRLARPQRLPVATRAVLITGCDSGFGNATAKKLDTMGFTVLATVLDLNSPGALELRACCSSRLKLLQMDLTKPGDISRVLEFTKVHTPSTGLWGLVNNAGQNIFVADAELCPVATFRTCMEVNFFGALEMTKGLLPLLRRSSGRIVTVSSPAGDMPFPCLAAYGTSKAALALLMGNFSCELLPWGVKVSIIQPACFKTESVKDVHQWEERKQQLLATLPQELLQAYGEDYIEHLNGQFLHSLSQALPDLSPVVDAITDALLAAQPLRRYYPGHGLGLIYFIHYYLPEGLRQRFLQSFFISPYVPRALQAGQPGLTSARDIAQDQGPRPDPSPTAQ; encoded by the exons ATGGAAAGCTGGCCCTGGCCGTCGGGCGGCGCCTGGCTGCTCGTGGCGGCCCGTGCGCTACTGCAGCTGCTGCGCGCAGACCTGCGTCTGGGCCGCCCGCTGTTGGCGGCGCTGGCGCTGCTGGCCGCGCTCGACTGGCTGTGCCAGCGCCTGCTACCCCCGCTGGCCGCACTTGCCGTGTTGGCCGCCACCGGCTGGATCGTGTTGTCCCGCCTGGCGCGCCCGCAGCGCCTGCCCGTGGCGACTCGCGCGGTGCTCATCACCG GCTGTGACTCTGGTTTTGGCAACGCGACGGCCAAGAAGCTTGACACCATGGGCTTCACAGTGTTGGCGACCGTGTTGGATCTGAATAGCCCTGGGGCCCTAGAGCTGCGTGCCTGCTGTTCTTCTCGTCTGAAGCTGCTACAGATGGACCTGACCAAGCCAGCAGACATTAGCCGTGTGCTGGAGTTCACCAAGGTCCACACCGCCAGCACAG GTCTGTGGGGCCTGGTCAACAACGCGGGCCAGAACATCTTTGTGGCGGATGCAGAGCTGTGTCCAGTGGCCACTTTCCGCACCTGCATGGAGGTGAACTTCTTTGGTGCACTAGAGATGACCAAAGGCCTCTTGCCACTGCTGCGTCGTTCAAGTGGTCGAATTGTGACCGTGAGCAGCCCAGCAG GAGACATGCCATTTCCATGCTTAGCTGCCTATGGGACCTCCAAAGCAGCCTTGGCGTTGCTCATGGGCAATTTTAGCTGTGAACTTCTGCCCTGGGGTGTCAAGGTCAGCATCATCCAGCCTGCCTGCTTCAAGACAG AGTCAGTGAAGGACGTGCACCAATGGGAAGAGCGCAAGCAGCAGCTGCTGGCCACCCTGCCTCAAGAGCTGCTGCAGGCCTATGGTGAGGACTACATCGAGCACTTGAATGGGCAGTTCCTGCACTCTCTGAGCCAGGCCCTGCCAGACCTCAGCCCTGTGGTAGATGCCATCACCGATGCGCTGCTGGCGGCCCAGCCACGCCGCCGCTATTACCCAGGTCATGGCCTGGGGCTCATATACTTCATCCACTACTACCTGCCCGAGGGTCTGCGGCAGCGTTTCCTGCAGTCCTTCTTCATCAGTCCCTATGTGCCGAGAGCACTACAGGCTGGCCAGCCTGGCCTTACCTCTGCCCGGGACATAGCCCAGGACCAAGGCCCTAGACCGGATCCTTCTCCCACTGCCCAGTGA